GATAACATTATTCTACGCTCATCTAATCACAAGCCTGTATTGATTGACTTTGGTGCAGTTAAGGAAACAATCCGTTCAGTGGCAAATTCTTCAGGATACAGCACTCAGTCATTAGTGATGGGTACGCCAGGGTATATGCCCAGTGAGCAATTTACAGGACGCCCAGTTTATGCTACCGATATTTATAGCTTAGGATTGACAGCAATTTATCTACTAACTGGCAAACATCCCCGACAGCTACAAACTGAGCCACGAACAGGTGAAATACTCTGGCAATATTATGCTCCTGGGGTATCGCCACAATTGGCAATGATATTAAGTCGGGCAATTAAACCCCAAGCAGGCGATCGCTACAGTACTGCTAGCCAAATGTTACATGCCTTGCAATCTGTTCCTGCTTCACAGCAACTAATTGCTAGCTCTTCTATACCAACACCTACTACCCAACCTACAGTCCCGCCAGATATCACTACTGCTACATCTTTACAAACTCAGTCATTGCCTTCTTATTCTGGCACTCCAGATACCCTTACCTATCCAATTCCTAAAAAATGGCAAAAACCAATTTGGATTCTTGGCAGTCTAGTTGTAGCAGGCTTAATTGGTACAGTAGCAATTATTAGTATTACCCACAAGCCAGAGTCTGTAAACTCACCAGTATCAACATCTACACCAATTTCAAAATCTGAAACTACAAATCCTCCAGAATCGCCAGAACCCACAGATTCTACTGTTAAACAAAGCAATACACCTGTGGCTTCGCAGCCATCACCCAAGCAGCCTGTTTCTTCACCTTCTCCCTCCTCAGTTGCACCTGTGCCACCAGAACCTGAAGATGCTCCTGTAGTTTCTCAACCAAATAACAGCATCCCTCATCGCACTCACTCACCTAACACTGCCAATATTCGCAAATTTCCGGGATTTTCTGTCGGTACATCAAGAAGTACTGTAGAAGCTGCCCTTGGCAGACCAACACAAGATTCAAGAGGTGTTTGGGGTAATACTCGTGCTGTCAGTTATATATTAGTGCCAAATCAAATTCAGCTTGGCTACTTATTTGACCGTAATTCTGGAAGAATTCGTCAAACTGAGATTGCTTTTGCTTAATCTGTGGATCTTCAGCTAATACTAACGACTTTAGAACAAATGTTAGACGGTAAGTTAACTGAAGAAATTAAGCAAGGGCTACTGCAAGTTATCCAGCGACGGTTGGATCATTTCCGTTTTAGCATAGGTTCTCTCAAAGGTCAGATTGTGCGTCAAAATTGCGGTCTTATCTACATCAGTATTTGGGATGCTAAATTACATGATTTTGTCAATCCTGCGGATGCTAGAAGGTGTTAAATCTGTGTTTTTATTAGATTTAAAAAAGGAGCCTGATATAGGCTCCTTATAAATTCGGAATCTACAATTAATATCAAGTTTGCATGGCTACTTATTATTTCCGTTTAACCTTACCCCCATCCCCTCTCCTTGCTAAGGAGAGGGGTGCCGCAGGCGAGGTGAGGTCTTGTATTATAAGTGGTTCACCGAACTGGATATTACTTACAAATAATTCCGAATTGGAATAACTACTTCACACTCGCCTTACCGCCAGCTTCTTCGATACGCTTCTTCGCATCTTCGGCAGCTTCCTTAGCAATAGCTTCCTTAATAGGCTTAGGCGCAGATTCTACCAAGTCTTTTGCTTCCTTCAGACCCAAACCGGTCAATTCGCGTACGACTTTGAGGATAGCAATCTTCTTATCAGCTGGAACATCTTCGAGAATCACGTCAAATTCGGTCTTCTCTTCTACAGGTTCAGCAGCCGCAGCAGCACCAGCACCGGGAGCAGCCATCATCATCATGCCACCAGCAGGTGCTGCAGCACTAACACCAAAAGCATCTTCAATTTGCTTAACCAATTCAGCGGCTTCTAGCAGAGTCAGGGATTTTAATTTTTCCAAAATTTCATCAGTTGCAGCAGACATTGATATAACTCCTGTAATTTAAATTTGTTAATGATTAGTAGTTAGTAGTTAGTAGTTAGTAGTTGGTTTTTCACCACTAACTACTATCCACTAACCACTAACTTCTTCGCCTTTTTCTTTATCGGCATAGGCCTGCAAAGCACGAGCGAAGGAACTGGGAACCTCGTTGATACCAACGGCAACTTTGGTAGCCAGGGCGTTGATTGCTCCGGCAATTTGTGCCATGAGTTGCTCTTTAGATGGCAAATCGCCTAGTGCCTTAACATCCGGCTCTTTTAGCAGGCGACCTTCCATGACGCCGCCGCGTAGTTCTGTCTTT
Above is a genomic segment from Fischerella sp. JS2 containing:
- the rplL gene encoding 50S ribosomal protein L7/L12; this translates as MSAATDEILEKLKSLTLLEAAELVKQIEDAFGVSAAAPAGGMMMMAAPGAGAAAAAEPVEEKTEFDVILEDVPADKKIAILKVVRELTGLGLKEAKDLVESAPKPIKEAIAKEAAEDAKKRIEEAGGKASVK